CACCGCGCCGCGCGGCGAGCCGGCACCGGTCCGGTCCGCACCCGCGGCCCGTACGCAGGTGCCGCCGCGGCGGCGGTCGCGTTGGGAGCAGGACGAGTTCGAGCAGCTCGACAACGCTGACAACGGTGGGTTCCTGGCGGCGGTGCTTTACGCGGCCGCCTGGTACGCCGTACCCGTGCTGGCGTTTGGTCTCTGGTTGATGACCCTGCCTGCGGTTGCCACCGACGACTGTGTCAGTGATGTGACCGGCGGTGGGTGTGATTCGCCGCGGGCGCAGGCGCTGGCTGGGTTGCTGTCGGGTGTGCCGACGTTTGGCATCGCGCTCGGGGTCACGCTGATCGCGGCCATTCTTTTGCGCTGGCTCGGCCATAGTTGGCGTGCCGGCAGTGTCGGCCTGGCCGCGGCGGTGGTCGGCGGTGGCATGGCGGCCGTGCTCAACAGCGTGTTCAGCGGCCAACCGCTCGGCTGACGCACGAAGGGCGCCGCACCGTGACCGGTGCGACGCCCTTTCGCGGGTGTTGCCTTACTTGCTGCGGTTGACGTTCACGTCGAACGTGGCCGTCACCTCAGGGTGCAGCTTGACCTTCACCGGGTAGCTGCCGGTCGACTTGATGTGACCGGGCAGCTCGAGCCGGCGGCGGTCGAGCGACGGGCCACCAGCGGCCTTGACCGCGTCGACGATCTCGACCGGGGTGACCGAGCCGAACAGGCGGCCACCGTCGCCGGCGCGCACCTGCATGCTGACCTTGAGGCCTTCGAGCTGGGCCTTGACCTCGTTGGCGTGGCCGAGGTCGCGGATCTCGCGAGCACCGCGGGCCCGCTTGATGTTGGTGACCTCTTTCTCCGCGCCCTTGCTCCAGCGGATGCCGAAGCCCTGGGGGAGGAGATAGTTGCGGCCGTAGCCGTCCTTGACGTCGACCACGTCGCCGGGTGTGCCGAGGCCGGACACCTCCTGAGTCAGGATGACCTTCATTTCGGTGCCTCCTCTCAGCGAGCCGTGGTCGTGTAGGGCAGGAGCGCCATCTCGCGCGCGTTCTTCACGGCGCGTGCGATCTGACGCTGCTGCTGCGAGGTCACCCCGGTGACCCGGCGGGCACGGATCTTGCCCCGGTCGGAGATGAACTTGCGCAGCAGCGCGGTGTCTTTGTAGTCGATGTAGGTGATCCCGTCCTTGTCGAGCGGGTTCACCTTCTTCTTCGGCTTGCGTAGCGCGGCAGCCTTAGCCATTGCTCGTGCTCCTGGTGATTCTGATTAGAACGGGGGCTCGTCGTCGGAGAAACTGCTCGACCGGCCCGAACCGCCGCCGGAGGAGGCGCCTGCCGGCGCGGCCGTCGCCCAGGGGTCGTCGAAGTTGTTGCCTCCGCCGCCACCCTGGCCGCCGCCACCGCCGGAGCCAAAGCCGCCACCACCACCGCCACTGGAGCGCGACATCTTCTGCACCTTCGCCGTGGCGTAGCGCAGGGATGGGCCGATCTCGTCGACCTCGAGCTCGATGACGGTGCGCTTCTCACCCTCGCGGGTCTCGTAGGACCGCTGCTTGAGCCGGCCCGACACGATGACGCGAGCGCCCCGCTGCAGCGACTCGGCGACGTTTTCGGCCGCCTGA
This genomic interval from Asanoa ferruginea contains the following:
- the rplI gene encoding 50S ribosomal protein L9, which translates into the protein MKVILTQEVSGLGTPGDVVDVKDGYGRNYLLPQGFGIRWSKGAEKEVTNIKRARGAREIRDLGHANEVKAQLEGLKVSMQVRAGDGGRLFGSVTPVEIVDAVKAAGGPSLDRRRLELPGHIKSTGSYPVKVKLHPEVTATFDVNVNRSK
- the rpsR gene encoding 30S ribosomal protein S18, giving the protein MAKAAALRKPKKKVNPLDKDGITYIDYKDTALLRKFISDRGKIRARRVTGVTSQQQRQIARAVKNAREMALLPYTTTAR
- a CDS encoding single-stranded DNA-binding protein, coding for MHEETVMAGDTTITVIGNLTDDPELRFTPSGAAVAKFRVASTPRIMDRSTNEWKDGEPLFLSCTVWRQAAENVAESLQRGARVIVSGRLKQRSYETREGEKRTVIELEVDEIGPSLRYATAKVQKMSRSSGGGGGGFGSGGGGGQGGGGGNNFDDPWATAAPAGASSGGGSGRSSSFSDDEPPF